One region of Acetonema longum DSM 6540 genomic DNA includes:
- the rfaE2 gene encoding D-glycero-beta-D-manno-heptose 1-phosphate adenylyltransferase, with protein sequence MKIVTPVKIRKRESLQELTERYKAEGKTTVFTNGCFDILHAGHVRYLGEARHLGDCLIVGLNSDASVRRLKGPKRPVNCQEDRAEVIAALAAVDYVVIFDEMTAESIVADIRPDIYVKGGDYLLDHLPEAKIVAQYGGRTVLIPEVPGRSSTNIIRKIEEVGN encoded by the coding sequence ATGAAGATTGTAACACCAGTGAAAATAAGAAAGCGGGAATCACTGCAAGAACTGACTGAACGTTATAAAGCCGAGGGAAAAACCACTGTTTTTACCAATGGCTGCTTTGACATTCTCCATGCCGGTCACGTTCGATATTTAGGCGAAGCCAGGCATTTAGGTGATTGTTTGATCGTCGGCCTGAACAGTGACGCGTCGGTGCGTCGGTTAAAAGGGCCGAAGCGGCCGGTGAACTGCCAGGAGGACCGGGCGGAGGTCATCGCCGCCTTGGCGGCGGTGGATTATGTTGTTATCTTTGACGAAATGACAGCAGAGTCAATTGTTGCGGACATTCGGCCGGATATCTATGTGAAAGGCGGTGACTATTTGCTGGACCATCTGCCGGAAGCGAAAATCGTTGCTCAATATGGCGGGCGGACAGTCTTGATTCCTGAAGTACCGGGCCGATCGTCGACGAATATTATTCGCAAAATTGAAGAAGTGGGAAATTGA
- the rfaQ gene encoding putative lipopolysaccharide heptosyltransferase III: protein MAIHKADINKVLVINLAYIGDMIIGFPVLRALRNEFSQATIDMLVTPGVAVVAGANPFIQEVIQYDKTGVHKNIFALWTLIKNLRSRQYDMVICTNLAVRGAILAWLLGSKYRVGYDLHGGRFFLTHAASNRYRHLHEARRRLEQLEVIGIHTDDIRLAYTLDADFAGAVERFLAQWGLKEKTYTVICPAGRHARKSWSNENMALLIDWLYACYGQRTILIGGSKDEASIREIAERCASHPVQAAGVFNLRQLPHLITKARCMISVDTGPMHMAAALDIPVVALFGPTKAALWRPLSENSIVVQAPGKNMINLKLEDVQNACQECLRW, encoded by the coding sequence TTGGCAATTCATAAAGCGGATATAAACAAAGTCTTGGTCATCAACCTGGCGTATATTGGTGATATGATTATCGGCTTTCCAGTATTGCGGGCGTTAAGGAATGAGTTCTCTCAGGCAACTATTGATATGTTGGTTACGCCTGGCGTAGCTGTTGTTGCTGGAGCCAATCCTTTTATTCAAGAAGTCATACAATATGATAAAACCGGAGTTCATAAGAATATATTTGCTTTGTGGACACTGATCAAAAATCTGAGATCCCGGCAGTACGATATGGTCATATGTACAAATTTGGCCGTTCGCGGGGCTATTCTAGCCTGGCTGCTCGGAAGCAAATATCGTGTTGGGTATGATCTCCATGGGGGGCGGTTCTTTTTAACCCATGCCGCTTCAAATCGATACAGGCATTTGCATGAAGCGAGAAGACGCTTGGAGCAATTGGAAGTCATCGGGATTCATACTGACGATATTCGTTTGGCCTATACGCTTGATGCCGATTTTGCCGGTGCTGTAGAGCGATTTTTGGCCCAATGGGGGCTGAAGGAAAAGACGTATACGGTTATTTGCCCCGCCGGACGCCATGCGAGAAAAAGCTGGAGTAATGAGAATATGGCTTTATTGATTGATTGGCTGTATGCCTGTTATGGTCAGCGAACTATATTAATCGGCGGAAGTAAAGACGAGGCGAGCATCCGTGAAATCGCCGAGCGATGCGCCAGCCATCCCGTTCAGGCGGCTGGAGTGTTTAATTTGCGACAATTGCCGCATTTAATCACAAAAGCCAGATGTATGATTTCTGTAGATACAGGGCCAATGCATATGGCCGCTGCCTTGGATATACCGGTCGTGGCTCTGTTCGGCCCTACTAAGGCGGCTTTGTGGAGGCCTCTGAGCGAAAATAGCATTGTGGTTCAGGCGCCGGGAAAAAATATGATCAATCTAAAACTTGAAGACGTGCAAAATGCCTGTCAGGAATGTCTGAGGTGGTGA
- a CDS encoding glycosyltransferase produces MKKIVTVIVTFNRKNKLMAAIDAYLKSNIFKIVVVNNASTDGTDSYLGFANQTLSFS; encoded by the coding sequence ATGAAGAAAATTGTAACAGTTATTGTCACATTTAACCGGAAAAATAAACTAATGGCAGCTATAGACGCATACTTAAAGTCAAATATTTTTAAAATTGTCGTTGTTAATAATGCTTCTACTGATGGGACTGACTCCTATTTAGGGTTTGCTAACCAAACCCTATCTTTCTCCTAA
- a CDS encoding bifunctional heptose 7-phosphate kinase/heptose 1-phosphate adenyltransferase — MDNSLLPFVQAMQNQPIMLIGDMVADVYLEGRISRISREAPVLILEHAGETVVPGGAANAVHNVAALGGDVFAVGVIGDDGAGQSLTQVLTAKAAHTQGLIADSTRPTITKTRIMAGGQATVRQQVVRIDREEKKPLSEPVEAAVLNYIRSHVESMAVVVMSDYGGQSVSPAVRKLVLDTCRPKGIPTIVDSRYDILSYTGVTVVKQNESEAAAAVGSSGFVSETALLSAGKTLLSKLKARAVLITRGPDGMTLFEPGDKVTQVPVVNRSEVYDVTGAGDTVVAAMALAMAAGASYPQAAQIATFAAGIVVRKLGTATATPAELAAAIEEYIKK, encoded by the coding sequence GTGGATAACAGCTTGCTGCCCTTTGTGCAAGCCATGCAAAATCAACCGATTATGCTGATCGGCGATATGGTTGCCGATGTATACTTAGAAGGGAGAATCTCGCGCATTTCCCGGGAGGCGCCGGTTCTGATTCTGGAACATGCCGGCGAGACGGTGGTGCCGGGAGGCGCCGCCAACGCGGTTCATAACGTCGCCGCCTTAGGAGGAGACGTTTTCGCCGTAGGCGTGATCGGCGACGACGGAGCGGGACAGTCCCTAACGCAAGTGTTGACGGCTAAAGCCGCTCACACCCAGGGACTTATCGCCGACAGCACCCGACCCACCATCACCAAGACCCGGATCATGGCCGGCGGACAGGCCACGGTTCGGCAACAGGTGGTGCGCATTGACCGGGAAGAGAAAAAGCCTCTGTCGGAACCAGTCGAGGCAGCTGTTTTAAACTATATCCGCAGCCACGTGGAGTCTATGGCGGTAGTGGTGATGAGCGACTATGGCGGTCAAAGCGTCTCGCCGGCCGTCAGAAAGCTGGTGCTGGATACATGCCGCCCAAAAGGCATTCCCACCATTGTCGACTCCCGGTATGATATTCTGTCCTATACCGGCGTGACCGTGGTCAAGCAAAATGAATCCGAGGCAGCTGCAGCGGTTGGCTCTTCGGGTTTTGTAAGCGAAACTGCGCTGCTGTCCGCCGGTAAGACATTGTTGTCCAAGCTGAAAGCAAGGGCAGTGCTGATCACCCGTGGTCCGGACGGCATGACCCTGTTTGAACCGGGGGATAAAGTGACCCAAGTTCCAGTGGTGAACCGCAGCGAAGTATATGATGTGACCGGCGCCGGCGATACGGTCGTTGCAGCCATGGCATTAGCCATGGCTGCCGGTGCTTCCTATCCACAAGCCGCCCAAATCGCTACTTTTGCCGCCGGTATTGTGGTGAGAAAGCTGGGGACGGCTACGGCCACCCCGGCAGAACTGGCGGCGGCGATAGAAGAATATATTAAAAAATAG
- a CDS encoding O-antigen ligase family protein has translation MVKPELLQKGIYYSLIVYALSSAISIAAGNIATSLAFIFAVLMWCFHKDEVPGHMPRRFWLALGFFLTTFFLSSLFAYDPLVALRRILTNLYRMSPLFFAAYFIKDRCQVFTLAVLIAISAVIADTYALWQGVHGNYRAAAFSSHPMILAGCLIQVIPMCMIMGLHEINLSAKFRAIFYGAMLLSLITLFFNGTRGAWIAVAFILGLYFFYSLRRLKKAAVVIGLLVIMFSVMFCISPAGQERFMSIFDMNNQSNHERLLMWTSAWQMFRDHPLTGVGVGNYTEQYQTRYILPEAKERDQRHAHNNLFHVLAETGIIGTIGFLGLFGYITAHAVQKYTTTLDAWGLVIILVTITLFTQGLTEYNYGNSAVMRLYWMITGLAFVSFRHGRMT, from the coding sequence ATGGTTAAGCCGGAATTATTACAAAAGGGCATATACTATTCATTAATAGTATATGCCCTTTCCTCCGCGATATCAATTGCAGCCGGGAATATTGCGACTTCCTTGGCCTTTATTTTCGCAGTTCTGATGTGGTGTTTTCATAAAGATGAAGTTCCCGGGCATATGCCGCGAAGGTTTTGGCTGGCTCTGGGGTTCTTTTTGACAACCTTTTTCTTGTCGTCGCTATTTGCTTATGATCCTCTAGTGGCGTTACGCAGGATTCTGACGAATCTCTATCGCATGTCGCCGCTTTTTTTTGCGGCATATTTCATTAAGGACCGGTGCCAAGTCTTCACCCTCGCGGTATTGATCGCTATTTCGGCCGTGATTGCAGATACATATGCTCTTTGGCAAGGCGTCCATGGAAATTATCGGGCGGCTGCATTTAGTTCGCACCCTATGATCCTGGCAGGTTGTTTGATCCAGGTTATACCAATGTGTATGATTATGGGATTACATGAAATAAACCTATCAGCAAAATTTCGCGCTATTTTTTACGGCGCCATGCTACTTTCGTTGATCACGCTGTTCTTTAACGGCACGCGGGGAGCATGGATTGCGGTAGCTTTTATCCTGGGACTTTATTTTTTTTACTCATTGAGGCGGTTAAAAAAAGCGGCGGTGGTTATTGGCCTGTTAGTTATTATGTTTAGCGTAATGTTCTGCATATCGCCTGCCGGACAGGAACGATTCATGTCCATCTTTGATATGAATAATCAATCGAATCATGAAAGGCTCCTGATGTGGACAAGCGCCTGGCAAATGTTTCGGGACCATCCGCTGACAGGCGTGGGAGTTGGAAACTATACTGAGCAATATCAAACTCGGTATATATTGCCTGAGGCAAAAGAGAGAGACCAGAGACACGCGCATAATAACCTTTTCCACGTACTGGCCGAAACTGGAATTATAGGCACTATAGGGTTCTTGGGGTTATTTGGATACATTACCGCGCATGCCGTGCAAAAATATACTACGACACTTGATGCATGGGGATTGGTGATAATACTGGTAACAATTACTCTTTTTACACAAGGATTGACTGAATATAATTACGGGAACTCAGCAGTCATGCGGCTATATTGGATGATTACCGGGCTGGCTTTTGTCAGCTTTCGACATGGAAGAATGACCTGA
- a CDS encoding S-layer homology domain-containing protein, which produces MKKGFIAALVAVTLLGLAGTVFANPYSDVPPGHWAYDAVNELAKAGIMGDSSGKFNGNQTLTRYEMATIVARVMARSGKADNSSKALVDKLAVEFSAELDSLGLRVTKLEQAGFGSSAASVSLSGDYRMRWSDEDVGGDTAMSHRVRLAVNAEVNENTDAYIRIMGFNHTNLGQWQTEQGSDMDITDANVTVKGFIGTDFTFGRFSHKLGIIGAYLDSTGGFDGVKTVIGGGNAKLTAAFADANLFTYDSTTTPGNYRGGSSAEVATVQADLVLTKQLSMAVYYLDWASAGVGIVDPLVGNPAETVTGYAAQYAFNPNWNIAAEYQTQKKGSLITAGRDADDLSVKLSYKGAKANRPGSWGFYAEYFDWEGAALDSYSVLNPSGREALGLGAEVALARNITLEASYYDIKKDKGVSTPTPAGDPNTFAMAQVNVFF; this is translated from the coding sequence ATGAAAAAAGGTTTCATCGCTGCCTTGGTGGCAGTGACTTTATTAGGTCTGGCCGGCACTGTTTTCGCCAATCCCTATTCCGACGTTCCGCCCGGCCACTGGGCATACGATGCTGTGAATGAACTGGCCAAAGCCGGCATTATGGGGGACTCATCCGGTAAATTCAACGGCAATCAAACCCTGACCCGCTACGAAATGGCTACCATCGTCGCCAGGGTGATGGCCCGGTCCGGCAAAGCCGATAACTCCTCCAAAGCTCTCGTCGATAAACTGGCAGTGGAATTTTCCGCTGAACTGGACAGCCTGGGCCTTCGCGTAACCAAGCTGGAGCAAGCTGGTTTTGGCAGCAGCGCCGCCAGTGTCAGTCTGAGCGGTGACTATCGCATGCGCTGGTCGGACGAAGATGTCGGTGGCGATACTGCCATGTCCCATCGGGTACGTTTGGCCGTCAATGCGGAAGTAAACGAAAACACCGACGCCTATATCCGCATTATGGGCTTTAACCATACCAATCTGGGACAGTGGCAAACCGAGCAGGGCTCCGACATGGATATCACGGATGCCAATGTGACAGTGAAAGGTTTTATCGGCACGGACTTCACCTTCGGCCGCTTCAGCCATAAACTGGGCATTATTGGCGCCTATCTGGATTCCACCGGCGGCTTCGACGGCGTGAAAACCGTCATCGGCGGCGGCAATGCCAAGCTGACGGCCGCTTTTGCCGATGCCAACCTGTTTACATATGACAGTACTACAACCCCCGGAAACTATCGCGGCGGCTCCAGCGCCGAAGTCGCCACCGTACAGGCGGATTTAGTCCTTACGAAACAACTGAGCATGGCTGTCTACTATCTCGACTGGGCTTCGGCTGGCGTCGGCATTGTGGATCCGCTTGTTGGCAACCCGGCTGAAACCGTAACCGGTTATGCTGCCCAATATGCCTTTAACCCTAATTGGAATATTGCCGCAGAATATCAAACTCAGAAAAAGGGCTCCCTGATCACTGCCGGGCGGGATGCTGACGACCTGAGCGTCAAACTGTCCTACAAAGGCGCTAAAGCCAACAGACCCGGGTCCTGGGGTTTCTATGCGGAGTACTTCGACTGGGAAGGCGCCGCCCTCGACAGTTATAGCGTTCTCAATCCCAGCGGCAGGGAAGCCTTGGGCCTTGGCGCTGAAGTGGCTCTGGCCAGGAATATCACCCTGGAAGCGTCCTACTATGACATCAAAAAGGACAAGGGCGTGTCCACACCTACACCTGCCGGTGACCCCAACACTTTCGCCATGGCGCAGGTTAATGTTTTCTTCTAA
- a CDS encoding glycosyltransferase family 2 protein, producing the protein MSNRLAVLILTYNEAENIADCIATAAFADEIIVIDSGSTDRTVEIARQSRAKCVLQPMTEGFAAQRNFALTQTEAEWVLYLDADERLSEEASREIRNMVECGISSAYTIPRINVLFGQPVRYGAYAPDFSLRLYPRDHICWEGLVHEKAITDLAVKKLRGHMFHYTYRSWDRYFFKFNQYTSLLAEQKHQQGNKAYITDILFRPLFAFLRSYILKSGWRDGMAGFIFAMLRFFSTMIKYAKLYFLQKKGFR; encoded by the coding sequence ATGAGCAATCGTTTAGCAGTTTTAATTCTGACGTATAATGAAGCAGAAAATATCGCCGATTGTATTGCCACTGCGGCCTTTGCGGATGAAATAATTGTTATCGACTCCGGCAGCACTGATAGAACAGTCGAGATTGCGCGACAATCAAGAGCAAAGTGCGTTTTGCAGCCGATGACCGAAGGATTTGCTGCTCAACGAAATTTTGCCTTAACCCAGACCGAAGCGGAATGGGTGCTTTATTTAGACGCTGACGAACGGCTTTCGGAGGAGGCGTCCCGAGAAATCCGCAACATGGTAGAGTGTGGAATTTCATCAGCATACACAATTCCGCGAATTAACGTATTATTTGGTCAGCCCGTCCGATATGGTGCTTATGCGCCGGATTTTTCACTGCGTCTTTACCCGCGCGATCACATTTGCTGGGAAGGTTTGGTTCATGAGAAGGCGATTACTGATTTGGCGGTTAAAAAGCTGCGAGGCCATATGTTCCATTATACATACAGATCCTGGGACAGGTATTTTTTTAAATTTAATCAATACACTTCGTTATTGGCCGAACAAAAGCATCAACAGGGGAATAAAGCATATATTACTGATATACTTTTTCGCCCTCTTTTTGCGTTTCTGCGTTCTTATATTTTAAAATCTGGTTGGCGAGACGGCATGGCCGGTTTCATTTTTGCCATGCTTCGGTTCTTTAGCACTATGATCAAATATGCTAAATTGTATTTTTTGCAGAAAAAAGGTTTTAGATAG
- the wbaP gene encoding undecaprenyl-phosphate galactose phosphotransferase WbaP, with product MNSSRTIILNPPDSISVVPISNRIGQWLSPMILCGTDYLTLVAAMWSAFYMRELIILSLFPRLLSYPLPNYFYYVTPLIFMGFLFYERIYARRLPFWKNIELVFKVCSYSVALIIGVFFVTGIMKDMSRILIALIWVTSFAYLVVTQYALKRLLLYCGLWQKPVVIVGAGKTAELLVKAFEADPGMGYKVAGVIEDHYQERPLAHQYPLWGNFSNIEEAVMRSGVRDVMVAAPGLEREQLLDLVYRIQPHVSNLILVPNLFGIPMANLEAETMANQQALLLRIKNNLARTYNRLFKYTFDIIATILGGLAVLPVMGVTAILIYIDSPGPVFFAHRRVGAKGERFLCYKFRTMVVDAGEKLEQYLEQNPDAAAEWRKDFKLKDDPRITRMGKWLRQTSLDELPQIINVLKGEMSLVGPRPIVEKEIEKYGETIHDYYLVRPGITGYWQVNGRNDVDYETRVQMDSWYVRNWSLWLDMVILMKTFNVVFRKEGAY from the coding sequence ATGAATTCCTCGCGGACAATAATCTTAAATCCACCGGATTCTATTAGCGTTGTCCCTATCTCTAACCGCATAGGTCAATGGTTGTCGCCAATGATTCTTTGCGGCACCGATTACCTGACCTTAGTTGCAGCCATGTGGTCAGCTTTTTATATGCGCGAACTCATTATTCTTTCGCTCTTTCCTCGGTTGCTATCCTACCCGCTTCCTAATTACTTCTATTATGTTACACCTCTAATATTTATGGGCTTTCTTTTTTATGAAAGAATCTACGCCAGGCGATTGCCATTTTGGAAAAACATTGAACTTGTTTTCAAAGTGTGCAGTTACTCCGTCGCCCTTATTATCGGGGTGTTTTTTGTAACCGGAATTATGAAAGATATGTCTCGCATACTGATTGCCTTGATTTGGGTAACATCATTTGCGTATCTGGTAGTGACGCAATATGCATTAAAACGTTTGCTTTTATATTGCGGTCTATGGCAAAAGCCTGTTGTAATTGTAGGCGCCGGGAAAACGGCGGAATTACTGGTCAAGGCGTTTGAAGCTGACCCTGGCATGGGATACAAAGTCGCGGGAGTTATTGAGGACCATTATCAGGAACGGCCTTTAGCTCATCAGTATCCGCTTTGGGGAAATTTTTCCAATATAGAAGAGGCTGTGATGCGCAGCGGTGTACGGGATGTCATGGTTGCGGCTCCGGGTCTGGAGAGGGAACAACTCCTGGATCTTGTCTACAGAATACAGCCACATGTAAGTAACCTCATTTTAGTCCCCAACCTTTTCGGCATACCGATGGCAAATCTAGAAGCCGAAACCATGGCGAATCAGCAGGCCTTACTATTGAGAATAAAGAACAACTTGGCCAGGACATATAACCGGTTGTTTAAATATACATTTGATATTATAGCTACTATACTGGGTGGGCTGGCTGTTTTACCCGTTATGGGAGTTACAGCTATCTTGATTTATATTGATTCACCGGGGCCGGTTTTTTTTGCGCATCGTCGGGTGGGTGCGAAAGGGGAAAGGTTTCTCTGTTATAAGTTTCGTACTATGGTAGTGGATGCCGGGGAAAAACTGGAACAATACTTGGAGCAAAATCCGGATGCTGCGGCAGAATGGCGGAAGGACTTTAAGCTAAAAGATGATCCCCGGATCACTCGTATGGGCAAATGGTTGCGCCAAACCAGCCTGGATGAACTGCCGCAGATAATTAACGTATTAAAAGGAGAAATGAGCCTAGTCGGTCCTAGGCCCATCGTAGAGAAAGAAATTGAGAAATACGGAGAAACCATTCATGATTATTATTTGGTCCGTCCGGGAATTACCGGCTACTGGCAGGTAAACGGACGTAATGATGTGGATTATGAGACCAGAGTGCAGATGGATTCATGGTATGTGCGCAACTGGTCGTTATGGCTGGACATGGTAATACTAATGAAAACTTTTAATGTTGTTTTTCGCAAAGAAGGAGCCTATTAG
- the lptC gene encoding LPS export ABC transporter periplasmic protein LptC has translation MCRKRKVALGILALMIVFGQNVSEPVSAQATKQDEKKVAPGSGAAQNAPIEIEADQVYFSEESGEMYARGNVKIKQNQDTILTDYIQGNTQETRIWVDGSATITQPALNLTGNGIDYNYGARTGTIRNAAGTVYKDVSPAGDGQGRKQYISGQNIQLAPGYIVANDGTLTGCPAKIPDYHISAKKIEIWPNERIVAHDVTFWIKQTKVFKMRRYEKDLNEPESSFPRIGYQSDNGLYIKQHLEYGLTDNLSAFTNLAYYTKAYFKPDVGLKWRQPGYTTTLRAGEYYDGDYWIKKEPELKIALDRRRIGESPVSYTISALYGKWSEDTKESWHQDYGIYFSHDAIPLSSDQSLNLYLGTGFNHVRESYDDSTNNIYRYDATLRKSWSPRFSTWVAYHHVENNHSLFKYGSSSLLKAFDSGFSYQIDRLNKFSYSQRYDLDSQSLYDQDYTLSRNLHCWTMDVTYRAKREQWKLDVHTLHF, from the coding sequence ATGTGCAGGAAAAGAAAGGTTGCCCTTGGCATATTGGCGCTCATGATCGTTTTCGGACAAAATGTCTCTGAACCGGTTTCGGCCCAGGCGACAAAACAAGATGAAAAAAAGGTAGCGCCGGGATCCGGCGCAGCACAAAATGCTCCGATCGAAATTGAAGCGGATCAGGTCTATTTCAGCGAAGAATCCGGCGAAATGTACGCTCGGGGCAATGTAAAAATAAAGCAGAATCAAGATACCATTCTAACCGATTATATCCAGGGCAACACCCAGGAGACCCGCATCTGGGTGGACGGCAGCGCCACGATTACCCAGCCGGCGCTGAACCTGACAGGCAACGGCATTGACTACAATTACGGCGCCCGGACCGGCACGATCCGCAATGCCGCCGGCACTGTCTACAAGGACGTTTCGCCTGCCGGCGACGGCCAGGGGCGCAAACAGTATATCTCCGGCCAGAATATCCAACTGGCGCCGGGCTACATTGTGGCCAATGACGGCACTTTGACCGGCTGTCCGGCCAAGATTCCGGACTACCATATCAGCGCCAAAAAAATAGAAATCTGGCCCAACGAGAGAATCGTGGCCCACGATGTGACCTTCTGGATTAAACAAACCAAGGTATTTAAAATGAGACGCTATGAGAAAGATCTGAATGAGCCCGAAAGCAGCTTTCCACGGATCGGCTATCAAAGCGATAACGGCCTGTATATCAAACAACATCTGGAATATGGCCTTACCGATAACCTGTCGGCATTTACCAATTTAGCCTACTATACCAAAGCCTATTTCAAACCGGATGTGGGATTGAAATGGCGTCAGCCCGGCTATACTACCACATTGAGGGCCGGTGAGTATTATGACGGCGACTACTGGATTAAGAAGGAACCGGAGTTGAAAATCGCTCTTGACCGGCGTCGCATCGGCGAATCACCGGTAAGCTATACCATAAGCGCATTGTATGGCAAATGGAGTGAAGACACGAAAGAAAGCTGGCATCAGGATTACGGCATCTATTTTTCCCATGATGCCATTCCTTTGAGTTCAGACCAATCGTTGAATCTGTATTTGGGAACTGGGTTTAACCATGTGCGTGAGAGTTATGACGACTCGACCAATAATATCTACCGCTACGATGCTACCCTTAGAAAATCCTGGAGCCCTCGTTTCAGTACCTGGGTAGCCTATCATCATGTGGAAAATAACCATTCTTTGTTTAAATATGGCAGTAGCTCCCTGTTAAAGGCATTCGATTCCGGCTTTTCCTATCAGATTGACCGCTTGAACAAGTTTTCCTACAGTCAAAGATATGATCTGGATAGCCAAAGCCTTTACGACCAGGACTATACCCTTAGCAGAAACCTGCATTGCTGGACAATGGACGTGACCTATCGGGCGAAACGGGAACAATGGAAACTGGATGTGCATACGCTGCATTTTTAG
- a CDS encoding glycosyltransferase family 2 protein — protein sequence MKDLVSVIVPAYNVSLYIGECIYSVKQQTYKNWELIVIDDGSTDHTFEIAQRCAKGDEKIRVHRQENQGVSVARNKGMELAQGQWVVFLDGDDYWTPELLAKLVAEKQTSGADVAYCGYNHAYSNGFVRRYRYKYPNGDLLLPFFRGKVRLQIGAMLITKALLIERNIAFTPGCLTGQDWEVIAKLTAVANFSVVPENLHMYRVRPNSAITSKWNWKKRIHTLFAYRRAAEFVLQERREAPDLPKIRTVLDKSVAFKFYKFLWRTIKAKAYDDALALMDNAEYKQLLDHIDENNLALIDRLKFYTVLSRNKWCWRCARLF from the coding sequence ATGAAAGATTTGGTCTCAGTCATTGTGCCGGCATATAATGTCAGTCTATATATTGGGGAATGCATCTATTCTGTGAAGCAGCAAACTTATAAAAATTGGGAATTAATTGTAATCGATGACGGATCAACGGATCACACTTTCGAAATTGCGCAGCGATGCGCTAAAGGCGACGAAAAGATCCGAGTTCACCGCCAGGAAAATCAAGGTGTTTCCGTGGCGCGCAACAAAGGCATGGAACTTGCCCAAGGTCAGTGGGTCGTTTTTCTGGATGGAGATGATTACTGGACGCCGGAATTATTGGCCAAGCTGGTGGCGGAAAAACAAACAAGCGGTGCGGATGTGGCTTATTGCGGCTACAACCACGCCTATAGCAACGGTTTTGTACGGCGCTATCGATATAAATATCCCAACGGAGATCTATTGCTGCCTTTTTTTCGCGGGAAAGTGCGGTTGCAGATCGGGGCCATGTTGATCACTAAGGCATTGTTAATAGAGCGAAATATTGCGTTTACGCCAGGATGCCTTACTGGTCAGGACTGGGAAGTTATTGCCAAACTTACGGCTGTGGCGAATTTTTCCGTCGTTCCCGAAAATCTGCACATGTATCGCGTGCGGCCTAATTCTGCAATTACCTCTAAATGGAACTGGAAAAAACGGATCCACACTCTTTTTGCATATAGACGGGCTGCTGAGTTTGTCCTCCAGGAACGCCGAGAGGCACCGGATCTTCCGAAAATCAGGACTGTATTAGACAAAAGCGTGGCATTTAAGTTTTATAAATTTTTGTGGCGCACTATTAAAGCTAAGGCATATGATGACGCACTTGCCCTGATGGATAATGCGGAGTATAAACAGCTATTAGATCACATTGATGAAAATAACTTGGCGCTGATTGACAGGCTTAAATTTTATACGGTACTATCAAGAAATAAATGGTGTTGGCGGTGCGCTCGGTTGTTTTAA